TTCATCTGCACCTTCATATCAATGCTGGCACAAGAAGGTAAAAATCGAGTCATGAAATAGCAGCATTAATGTTCTGTAATACGTTGTCTTTAGTGTTCAGTGAAAGTAAATAATTTGCCTGGAAATGATTCTTTTAATCAAATGTCCCTTTGGTGATTTCTAGGCATGTTAGCGAGTCTGGTGGAGCAGAACATCTCTGTGCGTCGCCGACAAGGCGTAAGCATCGGCCGGCTCCACAAACAACGCAAACCCGACCGGCGGAAACGCTCACGGCCGTACAAAGCCAAGCGCCAATAAAGTACAGAATGGCAGCAAGTCGACGACTCAATCTTTCCGAAACATTTTCCAGACACATTTCTAAAgacaaacaacaataacaaacacCTCATTGACAGTGTTAGTGATGATATCAattcaaatattgttttttaaccTCATTATAAACTGGCCACAACCATAATACACCACCACTTCCAAAGCAAACTCGTGATGCTCAGAATATGTTTAGAGATACTGAAACATTTGTCATGTTGCCATATGGAATCCTTACTTAGTACTGTACCAAGCTAATCATAAAACCCAACAATCATTGCAGCAACAACTGTTAGTGTCATTATTAGGGTAATATTTTGAGATTGAGTATCGGGGCTGGAGTGATTCAGGCTTTAAAATCCAAAGATTCCAAGGAATCTAATCCCCAGACATCCCAAATATCCAGTCAAAGTGCTACCAAAGATAACAGCGCTCCAGATTCACCCAAACAGTGCTGGGTATGTCTATTGTTACCAAATGGACCAATCGCAAATCTGGGTGGGATTCTAGAGCTGTGTTAACCGCCGTTCTGGGATCAAATATTCGATATTCAGTAATTGTGTTgataaaaatagacaaaaagGATCCAATATTGGCACTGTCACTTTGGGATATTTTAAGATTGTAAACTTGAGTTGGTTTGTGAATGTGTATTGGTTCATTTAATAGAAATCATCACTGTAAGAGTAAAAGAAATTGTtttgattatatataaatgttcttTGCAAATTTCTTTTTGTTGGTAAGCAGTAGACCAGTGGGTTTTGTAACAGAtatgttctgtttgtttgtacatatgtatttgtgttattttatgtcTAAACAAGACTgtcagatccagacattaaaataaatgttttgaattaCACTGGTGGTCTTGGTTTTAGTTTGAGAATTAAGTCTCTTGCACGGAAATAACTTTACAGGTCTAGTCAACAGAGGGGGAACACCTGAAAGCTGGTTGTCTTTCTCATAACGCAAAGGTGAAAGCAGCTATGCCTTCCAGCGTCCCGATTCTACTCATGCTCGTGTGTTTATTCACGACTGTAGTCGGTAAGTATTTGAggaaacttgttttttttttagtaagtcGATGTTTTTTGATGAATACGAGTATAGTTTTGATGATGTCATGTTCGATTGGAAGTATAATACGATGCTGTGCACGTctttaagatttattttattaattatcttACTAGTCCCCTCATTTACGTTTTTCAAGAGCCACTTTTggtttatttgtcttttttccaACACTATTTTCGCGGGTTTTACACGCCGGCAGCAGCACGTGTCTTTCACGCGTCGGTGCACTTGTTGAAATTATGtcagtaaaaacatgtttttctctCGTTATAAACACTTAAAATGGATCACAATGTTAATGTTGCTTAACCCATTTGTGCCCAGATTATTCTAAATGGTTTCATGCATATAGTTGTGTTAATAGTGTCCcatgttctgcatttattttccccaggtttctatttctttttcttaaAAATCCGGTGGGCAAATATGTTGTAAGCACCCTTTCATTGTCAAATATGAATAGGAGGAAAAAATTTGGCATTTAACTCAAAATATCTGCTTTCAACAGATCAAtttctatatattttaaattatagatttttcttttattcccAGAATCATTAAGAAAGAtaatgttccatgaagatattttgtaaatttcctaccataaatatatcaaatatatatttttgtgactggaaatgcattgctaaggacttaatttggacaactATAAaggcgatttttttttttttttgcaccttcagattccagattttcaaatagttgtatcttggCCAAATACAGTCCTATCCTAACAATtcatacaacaacaacaacaaaaaaaaaaaacattgacccttatgactggttttgtggtccagggtcacatataataaataaaaaaataagtgtatgCAGACAATTTCTTTCAAAAGACATTGGGAATAGGACGTTATGTCATATGTGTCCTCCCTGCTTCCCTTTTCTCTCTTGGGTAGAGTTTTAGTGGTTTGCATGAAATTTCTTGAAGCACTCAACATGCAAGGCCACACCGCATTTCTCACATGCAAAGGAAGTGTGTCCGTCACGCAtaacctgattttgctgagttcagcatgttcctgggtcaacatttttgttgatcctggaacaacattcaaatcaaccaatcagatttgagggtcAAGTTTACAGattgtcaagtttaggcttaaaatcatgaattggtgcttctacatcagtgttattcatctatcatttccctctgatttttgggatgaCTTATGgatagggttaggtttaggtgaaggaatagggttaagtctaaattttcagactggaatgttgttccaggatcaacaaaatatgttgacccaggaacgcatctaactcagcaatatcaggatgTGTGTCCATCACTATCAAATTAAGCTGTACAGCAGAGATGTCAGTTAAAGGGTTAAGTTATGCTCTAGGTAGGATattgtgaaagaaaaaaagcactAAACAAGACCAATAACCTTTATTTATTAACCTATTAACACAGTATACCCCATTTCCCCATGATATATGTACTTACAAGTCATTTGAAATGGGTTAAACTGTAATCTGATCAGTAATGCATTACTCCAGACAAGTAAATATTGTGTTGAAGAACTTACTTTTGTTGTCTTTCTCGTTAAATACAATAACCAAATACCAAAATCTGCTTCAAACAAGTGATAAACAACATATTTTCACAATTATTTTGCCTTTTCAAAATGGTTTACATTtcttctgttgttttgtttagGCCGTGATGAGGATTGTAACAATTACGGGGGTTCATATGAATTGTGTAAGTCTTGGGAGTTCTGCTGTGGGACCTGTGGTCAGGCGTACTGCTGCTCCGATCCACAAAAAAGATTGAATGGACGACTTGACTGTTTGTTGTGAGGAAttgcttttttcttttataaaatAAGTCAGAACTAATTACTGCACATTTCTCCCTCAACAGCTGTTTATTATGATAATTTTGACCTCTCTATATTAATTTGTTAGAACATGAACAGAACTGTTCAGATTGTAAATATTAGAAATCTAAAAGAGCATTCTAAATATGTACTGGAAATTCCAAAGTGAACCTGTAGCGAATTAGCCTTCtggttatttatatataaatgttcttTTATTGTACAAGCAAGTAATTGAACATAAAAGAGTGCCAACAACAATACGCTCTGGACACAGTTGGCTTTTTCAGTGAGATTTAGAGAGCTTTTAGAACAGGAACTCAAAGAGGAAATACCTTCTTGCCATCATTTCCCGTTCTGTTACAAGCAAACCCAAGACGACAAAAGATTTGTCGAGTGAACAGGATGAATACAGTTATAACCGAATCTCTTGTTTACACACTAATGGATGGCCGAATGTTTCTAATTTTTATCCCATAATCTGTCCAAAAGACAAGGCATGAAGGAATTGGGTAAACCTCCTCGAAGAGAAACTGTGACTGTTGAACTCATTGGTCCCATACTAGTCGTCTTATTTGTGACCTCCATCATTGTGCTCATCACCTGCTGGGTCTGTCCCTCCTGCTTTCTCCATAAAAGGTTCAGAAGTCCTAGACGTAAGTGTTAACATATGTACGTGGAAAGAGCCGAATGCTTTTAGAACGTCATTCCAACGTTGTTCCACTTTTGATTCTTCATGCAGCTGTGACTTCAACAACTACAGTCGTGACGACACAATTCCTTCCGCAGCCGGACGTTCAGGGCAGTCGGTACCTTCCTTACCAGCCTTTGCCAAATAACCCACCTTATGAAGGCCAACCCATGCCAATCGGAGCTTTTAAGGGACAACCATATCAGGAGACTGGTAATATGTGCATCAAGATGACCAAGGTTATTTAAGCAAGATGGCGAACAATGAAAATGATTGCTTTCTTTGTTTTCCAGCAGGTCCAGCGTATCCTGTTCCCTTCAGCCAGGCTCCAAATGATGGTGGTCAGGCCATGTTCCCTATACAACCAGCTCAACCACTACTGCCCACAGACTACACCTCACCTCAACCTGCGTATAACCCCACTTATGTGGATTAGTATAAGTTTGGCTACAGCAGTTCAGTCAGTCAAGACCGATTACTAAACCACAACCACTGGGTTAGGGATTTCCACGCTGCTCTGCGCTTGTAAATTGTGCAGCTACTGCGGGCACTAACAATGGTGTTCACAATACAAGTTTATTGCTGTCACATTAATGCTCTTTTTGCACTTAGTTTCTCTCTATTGTAAGATGATAATTTGCTGAAGTGGATTAACTATCCATTGTCCCATAATTTCTGACCCTATTAGTATAGATATTTTGAGATTGTAAACTTTTGTGAATGTGTATTGGTTCATTTTATGGCAAAAATGAACAGAGTCAAGTTGACTAGTCCAGAGTTTTGCGCCTAGGTTACATAATCTTTCAGAATTGCCTTAaagattgtttttgtttgtatgtaATAGAGCAGTGGGTTTTGTCTCAGACATGTTCTGTCTTTTgatttgtatttgtgtttttttctaatttttcattaaacaaAACATTCAAGTGAATATGTTTCACATTACACTGGTGGTCTTTGGTTTCTTCTTAAATTCTCCTGCATGGGAGGAGTATGAACAGGCACTTATCTGGATTGTTTATGTTACAccagaaagaaaaacataacTGGGTTTAATTGGTTCTTCAGTCTCTGGAAATGCACCTTCCCCACGAAACGTGCAGTTAAAGAGGAGCTGCAATATGTCAGTTTTACTGATCCTTTTTGCGGTTTTATTCACCGGTACAGCAGGTAAGTGTCTAGATCAATCatagaaaaactgtaaaagtacTGCTACTTTTCTGCCAGGACATTATCCGTTTATGTGGACATTTCTTTTAACCCTACATCTCAACACAAttcaatgtgaatgtctcacattttggatttatttcgCTAATTATACccaatatttcttaaatattgtGTGCAACAGCTTCATAAAAACGTAATAGGGTAAAGTTTGAATTAAACACGGTAGGCTATACATTTCCAAACTTTAACACTTCGGTCCAAACATGTTAGAGATGTCCGATACCTGAATCAATCTTGAGTCagatcttttcaatgaatcacAAAATTGGTCTAAAATGATTTGTTCATCAATCCTAATGATGCAGCTATATCGTTAGGCCTCATTAatattaggcctatatattGTTTGCAAGAGTGATTTTGCTTTCTTGGCTTCTGTTCACATAAAATAATGAATTGTTGCATAAAACACTGAGTAATTTATGCAAACACAGTTTAGCATTGAAACTATGCTAATCTGTAGAAACTATTGAAGAATCAACTGGTTAAACAGTAGAGCGTGAAtatcagtttgttttgtttttttaaattgtaatagacattaaagctacaatatgtacatttttcaccgcctattcaaaacaaaagcgtAGCTCGATAACGGCATCGTTTGAGCGCAGATGCTTGGGAGATGTCGTCTTTACctcacagccagtggaaaagaatcgggatgagactcgggcagaaatcatattcatggatgagattataaACGTTTctgtagtgtgaagcagagcagggcgagtgatgttggagctgaacgaggccactggagtgattgttaatgagagacaaaCGCAACACAGGCCTCGCGAGTAGtagagcttttattatgccgcttccgcttttctggtcaagagtatgaggtaacatagcactgtttatcatataGAGACATTTGactgttgaaaatgatgttataagttactctgtgcgttcgcttggTGTCTGCTGTGAGTTGCACACTGCATAACTGATATTGGAATATCAtaaataaatgctggatggcttttGGTGATACATggacatattgtatgatggagaaaatgctattagctacttgacaaaatagtgtttttctctgaggcatggtaaaagtACTTTcggaaaatcaagaaaactagatttaaacaataagactaaacgtgttgagctacatatataacaataattagttttctgtctataaatgtaaccaaacagttgttcccttttctaataaaacatgtaatatattaaagcgtctttagTGTTTCTaaggtttctacaaaataaaactggaaaccgagggtaacgcggatatgacgcaattgacaggcaacTCCCAGACACGTCCCATAAAAtcgcaattttctcacaatatagttgtaaacatttgggatattgtaagtacttgactgaacaaaatatttattactggactagtggtttttggatattttactgcaaaatttttacatattttgccTTTAAATGTGATCTAAACATGTTTCTTAACCATTTACTCTGGACTACAATGAACTCCAAAGTTTAAATGTGCTATAAACAGGTGATTAATAACACAGATGAAATACTTTTCCTTTTCAAACACTGTTCCtttgttttgttatattttagcCCTTGAGGATTGCATGTCCTACAATGACAGCAGAGGTGATCTTGTGTTGTGCAGTTTGGGGACTCCCCAGCTTACACACCAGTTCTGCTGTGGGACGTGTGACGAAATATACTGCTGTGATGATCCGCAGCAGAAATTAACCAAGGATGCACAAAATGACTGTCTTTTGTaagaaaatacataattttctttatttatttaattaaaactaaGGACAAACCTTACTAAGTACCCAGttaacaaaaaactttttttcttggttcTTGGTGCATTTTAGGGAAAaaattacttttgaatgttctctgaatcatgtgaaaaaaaatagtaagtaacaattttttaaagaaacattaAGACTAAGGGTACGTTTGcatgacaacaatgtactaaaaactgaaatgtttttcctttgcatttttatgTGATGACACTATTGGCAAAATGATCCCTGTTCACACGGATCAGCGAAAACCATTAAAAACGCTgcattatgctgccaggccagtagttggcgatgtcgcCTTGCTTGGTACTTAAACACTGAATCAGGGGCCCGTTCTTCGTATGTGGATTACTTAGCAGGATTTCATCGTAGACTATTTGACCTGATGCAGGATTGTTCGGTTCTTCGAAGCTCAGAAGTTCGAAGTTGCTGTCATAGCAACAGATCCGTAAGCTCATGAGCAGTTTATGTCATGTAAACAGGATTAGATGGCATCTTTTTAAGTGGAGGTGATGCTTAAAGTCTATCTCAGCCACTGCTACTTTCTCACAAGAGTACCCCATTGAACCAgggacaataataatgatttaaaaataaatttgcaattaataTTATCATAATATATtccaagaataaaaaaaaaaatctcattaaaTCACTCACTTAACAATTGTATTAACAATATGAATGCAATGCATCCACAATCAATTTGCATGCAACACGAGACACAAAACACATGAAGTTCAAAATGCAAAGCACAATCCCACAAGCAAGATA
The nucleotide sequence above comes from Chanodichthys erythropterus isolate Z2021 chromosome 10, ASM2448905v1, whole genome shotgun sequence. Encoded proteins:
- the LOC137027858 gene encoding protein shisa-5-like, encoding MPSSVPILLMLVCLFTTVVGRDEDCNNYGGSYELCKSWEFCCGTCGQAYCCSDPQKRLNGRLDCLLQGMKELGKPPRRETVTVELIGPILVVLFVTSIIVLITCWVCPSCFLHKRFRSPRPVTSTTTVVTTQFLPQPDVQGSRYLPYQPLPNNPPYEGQPMPIGAFKGQPYQETAGPAYPVPFSQAPNDGGQAMFPIQPAQPLLPTDYTSPQPAYNPTYVD